One Dromiciops gliroides isolate mDroGli1 chromosome 3, mDroGli1.pri, whole genome shotgun sequence DNA segment encodes these proteins:
- the LMTK3 gene encoding LOW QUALITY PROTEIN: serine/threonine-protein kinase LMTK3 (The sequence of the model RefSeq protein was modified relative to this genomic sequence to represent the inferred CDS: inserted 3 bases in 3 codons; deleted 11 bases in 8 codons), whose protein sequence is MPSPSPLVLLALSASCLATPAHPDGLFPGQGPLAPPYAVVLISCSGLLAFVFLLLTCLCCKRGDVGFKEFENPEGEECSGEYTPPAEETSSSQSLPDVYILPLAEVSLPMPAPQPSRSDLGTPLGLSRQHLSYLQEIGSGWFGKVILGEIFSDFSPAQVVVKELRVSAGPLEQRKFLSEAQPYRSLHHPNVLQCLGLCAETLPFLLIMEFCQLGDLKRYLRAQRXPDGLSPELPPRDLRTLQRMGLEIARGLAHLHAHXYVHSDLALRNCLVTSDLTVRIGDYGLSHSNYKEDYYLTPERLWIPLRWAAPELLGEIHGTFMVVDQSKESNIWSLGVTLWELFEFGAQPYRHLSDEEVLAFVIRQQHVKLARPRLKLPYGDYWYDVLQSCWRPPAQRPSASDLQLQLTYLLSERPPRPPPPPPPPPPRDAPFPWPWPAPPAPPRPTALSSPFPLLDGFPGPDPDDVLTVTESSRGLNLECLWEKARRGAGRGGGGGPAPWQPASAPPAPQAAPSNPFYEALATPSVLPVISARSPSVGSEYYIRLEDHGSPPEPLFPNDWDPLDPGVPAPQTNQAPAEVPQLVAETWTSPLFPPPRSFPPKASGSFLLSGWDPEGRGAGETLAGDPAEVLGERGTTPWGEEEEEEEGEESSLGEGSSSGGRRSRRGPLPCPLCSHEGPCSCLPLQRGEMVSGWGGHPALGCPNPPEDDSSLRAERGSLTDLPLPPPSSAPPEFLDPLMGAAAPQYPGRGPPPAPPPPAAATVLPCPPPPARALPDPAESPDAPSXLGSPGSGLSFFFFVSFYSLFFSGAPKPGDSGTRTETPFSPEGAFPGGGAARRRGVPPPRAPPEPPDPGAPRPPPDPGPSPGFLVQVSTEQLLLTLREDVTRNVLGESAAPGPASPRKQGESPGGTGIRKCQRTGDRGPQELGETAGERGADTPRKQRDNSVRTGYEGPPRSRETIVENGGQTPPRNGETVVENGGTGTPKRGEESSREWGRSPREQGRAAGERGQTPPRSGETVVENGGQTPPGSGKTVPECGDPVPGIQERALGNGERFLGNGDQQVPGSREKTSSTESPARTLGTGEPVPRSGGQARGSGRRVPPGPGRLGPENGLQAPGAHGKAPDAGPGGGGDGGTVPPGERRLELRRPELALPLPREAPAPGGDAGDPGAQADGAAETGGDGDPPNQGRKGPEMPRLFLDLGPPPGSSEQIKAKLSRLSLALPPLSLTPFPGPGPRRPPWEAGDAGVPGAESGGPGALGLVEDGEEEEEEEEDDGAAVAEGEEAAARGPGRGRAAPVPIVVSSADGDRSRPLRGLLKSPRGADEAEESLELDRKRKMVSFHGDVTVYLFDQETPTNELSVQAPPEGDPDPSTPPAPPTPPHPPSPGDGFPDSGFGGSFEWGEDFPLLPPPGPPLCFSPLPSPPALETPGPPARPPRRRLPRRYFPAPTPSAEGQHGAGESSRQAGLARARK, encoded by the exons ATGCCTTCCCCCAGCCCCCTCGTTCTCCTGGCTCTCTCTGCTTCCTGCCTGGCCACCCCGGCCCACCCCG ACGGACTATTCCCAGGCCAGGGTCCCTTGGCTCCCCCCTACGCTGTGGTCCTCATCTCCTGCTCTGGACTCTTGGCctttgtcttcctcctcctcacctgTCTCTGCTGCAAACGAGGGGATGTTGGCTTCAAG GAGTTTGAGAACCCGGAGGGCGAGGAGTGCTCCGGGGAGTACACACCCCCTGCGGAGGAGACTTCTTCCTCGCAGTCCCTACCCGACGTCTACATCCTTCCGCTGGCCGAGGTCTCGCTGCCGATGCCGGCCCCCCAGCCTTCGCGGTCAG ACCTGGGCACCCCTCTGGGTCTGAGCCGTCAGCACCTCAGCTACCTGCAGGAGATCGGCAGCGGCTGGTTTGGGAAA GTCATTCTAGGGGAGATCTTCTCAGATTTCAGCCCAGCCCAGGTGGTGGTGAAGGAGCTGAGAGTCAGTGCAGGCCCATTGGAGCAGCGAAAGTTTCTGTCTGAGGCTCAGCCTTACAG GAGCCTGCATCACCCCAATGTTCTCCAGTGCCTGGGGCTGTGTGCCGAGACCCTGCCTTTCCTCCTCATTATGGAGTTCTGCCAGCTG GGAGATCTCAAGCGCTACTTGAGGGCGCAGA CCCCTGATGGCCTCTCCCCAGAGCTGCCTCCCAGAGACCTACGTACCCTGCAACGAATGGGCTTGGAGATTGCCCGAGGGCTGGCCCACCTGCATGCCC ACTACGTGCacag tGACCTGGCCTTGAGGAACTGCCTTGTGACCTCTGACCTCACAGTTCGAATCGGGGACTATGGCCTCTCTCACAGCAATTACAAG gAAGATTATTACCTGACGCCTGAACGCTTGTGGATCCCACTGAGGTGGGCTGCCCCTGAGCTTCTGGGGGAGATCCACGGGACCTTCATGGTGGTAGACCAGAGCAAGGAA AGCAACATTTG gtcaCTGGGGGTGACACTGTGGGAACTGTTTGAG TTTGGGGCACAGCCGTATCGGCACCTCTCCGACGAGGAGGTGCTGGCTTTTGTCATCCGG CAGCAGCATGTCAAGCTAGCTCGGCCCAGGCTGAAGCTGCCCTATGGGGACTACTG GTATGATGTCCTCCAGTCTTGCTGGCGTCCCCCTGCCCAGCGCCCCTCAGCTTCTGACCTGCAGCTGCAGCTAACCTACCTTCTCTCTGAGCGGCCCCCCAGACccccgccacccccacccccacccccaccccgggacGCACCCTTCCCCTGGCCCTGGCCTGCCCCTCCTGCCCCACCAAGGCCCAcggccctctcctctcctttccccctcctcgaTGGCTTTCCGGGGCCTGATCCTGATGATGTCCTCACTGTCACTGAGAGTAGCCGTGGCCTCAACCTCGAGTGCCTCTGGGAAAAGGCTAGGCGGGGTGCTGGCCGTGGCGGGGGTGGTGGGCCGGCTCCCTGGCAGCCGGCCTCTGCCCCTCCTGCCCCCCAGGCTGCCCCCTCGAATCCTTTCTATGAGGCCCTGGCCACCCCCAGTGTCCTCCCAGTCATTAGTGCCCGGAGCCCCTCCGTGGGCAGTGAGTACTATATCCGCCTGGAGGATCATGGCTCCCCCCCAGAGCCCCTCTTCCCTAATGATTGGGACCCCTTGGATCCGGGCGTCCCGGCCCCCCAGACCAACCAGGCCCCTGCTGAGGTCCCTCAACTTGTGGCGGAGACCTGGACCTCCCCGCTTTTCCCCCCTCCACGGTCCTTCCCCCCAAAGGCGTCAGGTAGCTTCCTGCTCAGTGGTTGGGACCCCGAGGGCCGGGGAGCTGGAGAGACCCTAGCTGGGGACCCTGCCGAGGTGCTGGGCGAGCGAGGCACAACCccctggggggaggaggaggaagaggaggaaggggaggagagctcCCTAGGGGAAGGGAGTAGCAGTGGGGGGCGCCGAAGCCGCCGgggccccctcccctgccctctctGTAGCCACGAGGGGCCCTGCTCCTGCCTTCCACTCCAACGTGGGGAGATGGTATCTGGCTGGGGGGGGCACCCAGCTCTGGGCTGTCCCAACCCCCCCGAGGACGACTCCTCGCTAAGGGCTGAGCGGGGGTCATTAACTGACCTCCCCTTGCCCCCCCCCTCTTCGGCCCCCCCCGAGTTCCTGGACCCCCTAATGGGGGCGGCGGCGCCCCAGTACCCCGGGCGGGGGCCacccccggccccccccccccctgccgcCGCCACCgtcctgccctgcccccctcctcccGCCCGGGCTCTCCCAGACCCAGCAGAATCACCCGATGCCCCCT GACTTGGCAGCCCAGGATCCGGCCTctcgtttttcttttttgtttctttttattctctatttttctccGGGGCCCCCAAGCCGGGGGACAGCGGC ACGAGAACGGAGACCCCCTTCTCCCCCGAGGGGGCATTCCCAGGTGGGGGGGCGGCGAGGAGGAGGGGGGTCCCTCCGCCCCGGGCT CCCCCCGAGCCCCCCGACCCGGGAGCCCCCAGACCTCCCCCCGACCCCGGGCCCTCTCCAGGCTTCCTGGTC CAGGTGAGCACAGAGCAGCTTCTGCTGACCTTGAGGGAAGACGTGACCCGCAACGTCCTGGGGGAGAGCGCAGCCCCA GGGCCAGCAAGTCCCAGGAAACAGGGAGAAAGTCCTGGGGGAACAGGGATAAGAAAGTGTCAGAGAACGGGGGACAGAGGCCCCCAGGAGCTGGGAGAAACTGCTGGAGAACGGGGGGCAGACACCCCCAGGAAGCAGAGAGACAATAGTGTGAGAACGGGGTACGAGGGACCCCCAAGGAGCAGAGAGACAATAGTGGAGAACGGGGGGCAGACACCCCCAAGGAACGGGGAGACAGTAGTGGAGAACGGGGGTACAGGGACCCccaagagaggggaagaaagcagCCGAGAATGGGGA AGATCCCCCAGGGAGCAGGGGAGAGCTGCTGGAGAACGGGGGCAGACACCCCCAAGGAGCGGGGAGACAGTAGTGGAGAATGGGGGGCAGACACCCCCAGGGAGTGGGAAGACAGTCCCCGAGTGTGGGGATCCAGTCCCAGGGATCCAGGAGAGAGCCctggggaatggggagagatttctGGGGAATGGGGATCAGCAAGTCCCAGGGAGCAGGGAGAAAACCTCCAGTACCGAGAGCCCGGCCAGGACCCTGGGGACCGGCGAGCCAGTGCCCAGGAGTGGAGGGCAAGCTCGCGGGAGCGGGAGGAGAGTCCCACCAGGGCCTGGGAGGCTGGGCCCCGAGAATGGGCTCCAAGCTCCGGGGGCCCACGGGAAGGCCCCAGACGCAGGACCCGGAGGCGGCGGGGACGGAGGAACCGTGCCCCCCGGCGAGAGGAGGCTGGAGCTGCGGAGGCCGGAGCTAGCTCTTCCCCTGCCCCGGGAGGCACCAGCACCCGGGGGAGACGCCGGGGACCCAGGCGCCCAGGCAGACGGCGCCGCGGAAACCGGCGGAGACGGGGACCCCCCCAACCAGGGGAGGAAGGGCCCCGAGATGCCTCGGCTCTTCCTGGATTTGGGCCCACCCCCGGGGAGCAGCGAGCAGATCAAAG ccaAGCTGTCTCGCCTGTCGCTGGCCCTGCCCCCGCTCTCGCTTACCCCGTTCCCGGGCCCGGGCCCTCGACGGCCCCCCTGGGAGGCTGGGGACGCCGGGGTCCCTGGCGCGGAGTCCGGCGGCCCGGGGGCCCTGGGGCTGGTGGAGgacggggaggaggaggaggaggaggaggaggacgacgGGGCGGCCGTCGCGGAGGGCGAGGAGGCGGCGGCCCGGGGCCCTGGGAGGGGCCGGGCAGCCCCGGTGCCCATCGTGGTGAGCAGTGCCGACGGGGACCGGAGCCGCCCGCTCCGGGGGCTCCTCAAATCGCCCCGAGGGGCCGACGAGGCCGAGGAGAGCTTGGAGCTGGACCGGAAGCGCAAGATGGTCTCCTTTCATGGGGACGTGACCGTCTACCTCTTCGACCAG GAGACCCCGACCAACGAGCTGAGCGTCCAGGCTCCCCCCGAGGGGGACCCGGACCCTTCGACACCCCCAGCCCCGCCGacacctccccatccccccagccCTGGAGATGGGTTCCCCGACAGCGGCTTCG GAGGCAGTTTCGAGTGGGGGGAGGATTTTCCCCTGCTCCCCCCACCAGGCCCCCCACTCTGCTTCTCCCCGCTT CCGTCTCCACCTGCACTGGAGACCCCAGGGCCGCCAGCCAGGCCCCCCCGACGCCGTCTGCCCCGCAGGTACTTTCCTGCTCCCACACCTTCTGCAGAAGGGCAGCATGGAGCAGGCGAGAGCAGTAGGCAGGCCGGTCTGGCCAGAGCCAGGAAATAG